One window of the Streptococcus parasanguinis ATCC 15912 genome contains the following:
- a CDS encoding YitT family protein, protein MKKIRFHKLFRYHVRRLAYNIKLLRVLKSISREKYDEKVSASLLYGFLSAIAVNFFFQPGHVYSSGATGLAQILSVLSQRFIGFTIPVSLTFYAINIPLMIVAWYQIGHKFTIFTFITVSMSSLFIQFVPVITLTNDPIMNALFGGVVMGTGIGFALRNNISSGGTDIVSLTIRKRTGKNVGSISFLVNGTIMLIAGLTFGWKYALYSMIPIFVSSRVTDAVFTKQKRMQAMIVTSQPDAIIEKIHKKLHRGATIIHNAEGTYNHQEKAVLLTVITRAEFNEFKYIMKKADPQAFITISENVHIIGRFVETEE, encoded by the coding sequence ATGAAAAAAATTCGCTTTCATAAGCTATTTCGCTATCATGTGCGGCGACTAGCTTATAACATTAAATTATTGCGCGTGCTGAAGAGCATCTCCCGTGAGAAATACGATGAAAAAGTGTCAGCTTCCTTGCTGTATGGTTTTCTATCAGCGATTGCCGTCAACTTCTTCTTTCAACCAGGACATGTATACTCCAGCGGTGCAACAGGTCTAGCTCAGATTTTATCTGTTCTGAGCCAACGCTTTATTGGCTTTACGATTCCCGTTTCCTTAACCTTTTATGCCATCAATATCCCTTTGATGATTGTGGCTTGGTATCAAATTGGCCATAAATTTACCATCTTTACCTTTATTACGGTTTCGATGAGTTCCCTCTTTATTCAGTTCGTGCCAGTGATTACGTTGACCAACGATCCGATCATGAATGCCCTATTTGGTGGGGTTGTCATGGGAACAGGGATTGGTTTTGCTCTTCGGAACAACATTTCCAGTGGAGGAACGGATATTGTCAGTTTGACGATTCGAAAACGGACAGGAAAGAATGTCGGCAGCATCTCCTTTTTGGTCAATGGGACCATTATGTTGATCGCTGGTCTGACCTTTGGTTGGAAGTATGCTCTTTACTCTATGATTCCCATCTTCGTATCGAGTCGAGTAACGGATGCTGTCTTTACCAAGCAAAAACGGATGCAGGCAATGATCGTAACGAGCCAGCCGGATGCCATTATTGAAAAGATTCATAAAAAATTGCATCGTGGAGCAACCATTATCCACAATGCAGAGGGAACCTATAACCATCAGGAAAAAGCGGTTCTGCTGACAGTTATTACGCGTGCAGAGTTTAATGAATTCAAATATATTATGAAAAAAGCTGATCCTCAAGCTTTTATCACCATTTCAGAAAACGTTCATATCATTGGACGCTTTGTAGAAACAGAAGAATAA
- the dltB gene encoding D-alanyl-lipoteichoic acid biosynthesis protein DltB, with protein MIEFLKQLPHLEHYGTPIYFIYLILAFLPIFVGLFFKKRFPVYEGLVSLIFIILMLTGSNLKQIYALLFYVVWQILIVYSYKIYRQKADNKWIFYLHSFLSVLPLIFVKVEPAIKNGHQSLFGFLGISYLTFRAVGMIIEMRDGVLKEFTLWEFLRFMLFMPTFSSGPIDRFKRFNEDYKAIPEREELLDMLEQAVKYIMYGFLYKFILAHIFGHLLLGHVQTYALSQGGFFNIGTLGVMYVYGFDLFFDFAGYSMFALAASNLMGIKSPINFDRPFKSRDLKEFWNRWHMSLSFWFRDFVFMRLVMVLMRNKVFKSRITTSNVAYIINMLVMGFWHGVTWYYIAYGLFHGLGLVINDAWIRKKKTINKERKAKGLDPIPDNRWTKALGIFITFNTVMLSFLIFSGFLDQQWFPKLK; from the coding sequence ATGATCGAGTTTTTGAAACAGCTCCCTCATTTAGAACACTATGGAACACCGATCTATTTTATCTACCTCATTCTAGCTTTTTTGCCGATCTTTGTGGGCCTCTTTTTCAAAAAGAGATTTCCGGTATATGAAGGACTTGTGAGTCTGATCTTTATCATTTTGATGCTGACAGGTTCGAATCTCAAGCAAATTTATGCCCTGCTCTTTTACGTAGTCTGGCAAATCTTGATTGTGTATTCCTACAAGATTTATCGTCAGAAAGCGGACAATAAGTGGATTTTCTATCTTCATTCCTTCTTGTCTGTCTTGCCCCTGATCTTTGTTAAGGTGGAGCCAGCGATCAAGAATGGGCACCAATCCTTGTTTGGATTTTTAGGGATTTCGTATTTAACTTTCCGGGCTGTCGGAATGATCATCGAAATGCGAGATGGTGTCTTGAAAGAATTCACACTCTGGGAATTCTTACGCTTCATGCTCTTTATGCCGACCTTCTCAAGTGGGCCGATTGATCGTTTCAAGCGTTTTAATGAGGATTATAAAGCCATTCCTGAGCGTGAAGAATTATTGGATATGTTGGAGCAAGCTGTTAAGTATATCATGTATGGCTTCCTTTACAAATTTATCCTAGCTCATATTTTTGGCCACTTATTGTTAGGTCATGTGCAGACCTATGCCTTGTCTCAAGGTGGATTCTTCAATATCGGAACGCTGGGAGTCATGTATGTCTATGGCTTTGACCTCTTCTTTGACTTCGCGGGCTATTCGATGTTTGCTTTAGCAGCTTCCAATCTGATGGGGATTAAAAGTCCCATCAACTTTGATCGTCCCTTTAAATCACGTGACTTAAAGGAATTCTGGAATCGTTGGCATATGAGTTTATCTTTCTGGTTCCGTGATTTTGTATTTATGCGTCTCGTGATGGTATTGATGCGCAATAAAGTATTCAAGAGCCGGATTACCACCTCAAATGTTGCCTATATTATCAATATGTTGGTCATGGGCTTCTGGCACGGGGTGACCTGGTACTACATCGCTTATGGGCTCTTCCATGGGCTTGGACTGGTTATCAATGATGCTTGGATTCGCAAGAAAAAGACCATCAATAAAGAAAGAAAAGCAAAAGGATTGGATCCTATACCGGACAATCGTTGGACCAAAGCTTTAGGGATCTTTATCACCTTTAACACGGTAATGCTGTCCTTCCTGATTTTCTCAGGATTCTTGGATCAACAATGGTTTCCAAAATTGAAATAA
- a CDS encoding polyphosphate polymerase domain-containing protein has product MKKTIETSFKRIETKYIVAKDDAKDLIKDLKEYVVEDDYPTSTISNIYFDTENFDVIQDALAKQHRREKIRMRTYIEKPQADSPVFLEVKSKDEEGIGHKFRLVATSQAIINLMTDGTVDHQIQDPDLVQEIQRLRKRYGHRLEPRMFIYYDRLSLKEKKSIQVYPYQKIRVTIDQNLVFRDQAVSLFDGKKGEPLLEDDFVIMEIKAPGQEPKWLKDILEKYGLVKQKFSKYSCAYHKSQGLDYAPRPVQETVGAAYV; this is encoded by the coding sequence ATGAAAAAAACAATTGAGACAAGTTTCAAACGAATCGAAACAAAATATATCGTCGCAAAAGATGACGCGAAGGACTTGATCAAAGACTTAAAAGAATACGTCGTAGAAGATGATTACCCAACCTCAACCATTTCAAACATTTATTTTGATACGGAAAATTTTGATGTCATTCAAGATGCTCTTGCCAAACAACACCGCCGTGAAAAAATTCGGATGCGGACTTATATAGAAAAACCTCAAGCAGACAGTCCAGTGTTTCTAGAGGTGAAGTCAAAAGATGAAGAAGGAATTGGCCATAAATTCCGTCTAGTTGCTACTTCGCAAGCCATTATCAACTTGATGACAGATGGGACAGTAGATCATCAGATACAAGATCCAGACTTAGTGCAAGAGATTCAGAGATTGCGCAAACGTTATGGTCATCGATTGGAACCGCGGATGTTCATTTACTATGATCGTCTGTCTCTCAAAGAAAAGAAATCCATTCAGGTTTATCCTTATCAGAAGATTCGCGTGACAATCGATCAAAACCTAGTCTTTCGAGATCAGGCTGTTAGCCTTTTTGATGGGAAGAAAGGAGAACCTCTACTAGAGGATGACTTCGTGATCATGGAAATTAAGGCTCCTGGCCAAGAACCTAAATGGCTAAAGGATATTTTAGAGAAGTATGGTTTGGTGAAGCAAAAATTTTCAAAATATAGCTGTGCTTATCATAAATCACAAGGTTTGGATTATGCCCCAAGGCCAGTTCAAGAAACGGTAGGTGCTGCCTATGTCTAA
- the aspS gene encoding aspartate--tRNA ligase: MKRSMYAGRVREEHIGTHITLKGWVSRRRDLGGLIFIDLRDREGIMQLVINPETVSAEVMATAESIRSEYVVEVTGLVEAREQANPNLPTGAVELKVEAITVLNTAKTTPFEIKDGIEANDDTRLRYRYLDLRRPEMLENLKLRAKVTHSIRNYLDELEFIDVETPFLSKSTPEGARDYLVPSRVNKGHFYALPQSPQITKQLLMNAGFDRYYQIVKCFRDEDLRGDRQPEFTQVDLETSFLSDQEIQDITEGLIARVMKETKGIEVTLPFPRMNYDDAMALYGSDKPDTRFEMLLQDLTDLVKGVDFKVFSEAPTVKAIVVKGAADHYSRKDIDKLTEVAKQYGAKGLAWVKYAEGTLNGPVAKFLTDLTSDLTAALQLEDKDLVLFVADTLEVANATLGALRVRLAKELDLIDNNQYNFLWVVDWPMFEWSEEEGRYMSAHHPFTLPQAETEHELEGDLSKVRAIAYDIVLNGYELGGGSLRINHKDLQERMFKALGFTKEAANEQFGFLLEAMDYGFPPHGGLAIGLDRFVMLLAGEDNIREVIAFPKNNKATDPMTQAPSVVSEKQLDELNLQVEVAEQE, from the coding sequence ATGAAACGTTCAATGTATGCTGGACGTGTTCGTGAAGAACACATTGGAACTCATATTACCTTGAAAGGATGGGTTAGCCGTCGTCGTGACTTGGGTGGTTTGATCTTTATCGATCTACGCGACCGCGAAGGAATCATGCAATTGGTGATCAATCCAGAAACAGTTAGTGCAGAAGTGATGGCTACAGCTGAAAGCATCCGTAGTGAATATGTTGTAGAAGTGACAGGTCTTGTGGAAGCTCGTGAACAAGCTAATCCGAACTTGCCAACTGGAGCAGTAGAACTCAAGGTAGAAGCTATTACGGTTCTTAATACTGCTAAAACAACACCATTTGAAATCAAGGACGGAATTGAAGCCAATGATGATACCCGTCTTCGTTACCGCTACTTAGACCTTCGTCGTCCTGAGATGTTGGAAAATCTCAAACTCCGTGCAAAAGTAACTCATTCGATCCGCAATTACTTAGATGAATTAGAATTTATTGATGTGGAAACACCGTTTCTTTCTAAGTCAACTCCAGAAGGAGCACGTGACTACCTGGTTCCTTCTCGTGTCAATAAGGGTCATTTCTATGCCCTTCCACAAAGTCCTCAGATTACAAAACAATTGTTGATGAATGCTGGATTTGACCGCTATTATCAAATCGTGAAGTGTTTCCGTGATGAGGATTTACGTGGAGACCGTCAACCTGAGTTTACACAGGTCGACTTGGAAACCTCTTTCTTGAGTGATCAAGAAATCCAAGATATCACAGAAGGCTTGATTGCCCGTGTTATGAAAGAAACCAAGGGAATTGAAGTAACACTCCCATTCCCACGGATGAATTATGATGATGCCATGGCCTTGTATGGTTCAGATAAACCAGATACACGTTTTGAAATGTTGCTTCAAGACTTGACAGATCTTGTCAAGGGTGTAGACTTTAAAGTCTTTTCAGAAGCTCCAACAGTTAAGGCGATTGTTGTCAAAGGTGCAGCGGATCATTACTCTCGTAAAGACATCGATAAATTGACAGAAGTTGCGAAGCAATACGGTGCAAAAGGTCTTGCTTGGGTGAAATATGCTGAGGGTACTTTGAACGGTCCTGTTGCGAAGTTCTTGACAGACTTGACAAGTGACTTGACAGCTGCTTTACAGTTAGAAGACAAAGATCTAGTTCTCTTTGTAGCAGATACTCTTGAAGTAGCCAATGCAACGCTTGGTGCTTTGCGTGTTCGTCTTGCGAAAGAGCTTGACTTGATTGACAACAATCAATACAACTTCCTTTGGGTAGTGGATTGGCCAATGTTTGAATGGTCTGAAGAAGAAGGCCGTTATATGTCTGCTCACCATCCATTTACACTCCCACAAGCTGAAACAGAGCATGAATTGGAAGGAGATCTTTCAAAAGTTCGAGCAATTGCCTATGATATCGTCTTAAATGGCTATGAATTAGGTGGAGGAAGCCTACGGATTAATCATAAAGATTTACAAGAACGGATGTTTAAGGCACTTGGATTTACAAAAGAAGCTGCCAATGAACAATTTGGTTTCTTGTTGGAAGCAATGGATTATGGTTTCCCACCACATGGAGGATTGGCGATTGGTTTGGACCGCTTCGTGATGCTTCTTGCAGGTGAAGATAATATTCGGGAAGTCATTGCCTTTCCTAAGAATAACAAGGCGACAGATCCAATGACACAAGCTCCTTCTGTCGTTTCTGAAAAGCAATTGGATGAGTTAAATCTTCAAGTAGAAGTAGCAGAGCAAGAATAG
- a CDS encoding S41 family peptidase — protein sequence MKKTAIFEDVVSIMTHDSSTIKDRKGCDPEPFRENITDDMTDDAFLYQVKTYLASFGVIGHVSFRDKKASQKGFLLRINGQKLYVEEANEDTGLQVGDQILGLDGSDLDQIASLHKDYFISKNPERHYREWADLVSQSTSVTLLREGIEKSIEVVPSREPIQDHIFWKRLDDEILYLRLDNFMDEKAISRVYQECLPMMTEIKFLLIDVRQNGGGTDSLYIPLLHLGLEKDQGYEGIDWDDDGMEILYTERNVDLRLKDFENWMQQEEISPETVKLLEDMREDLLRHRGEGYVPYKEESEEFFPEVRGSHYPEQIFILSDIYCASSGDNFVHMMKQFKKVTVVGRPTLGILDYSNCCTVDYDNFCLMFPTSRCLSVDQGKGMTDQGVLPDIEIPWTPTHFERDVDLDKCLELIHQGTVK from the coding sequence ATGAAAAAGACTGCTATTTTTGAAGATGTCGTCTCTATTATGACCCATGATTCATCTACCATCAAGGATCGAAAAGGATGCGATCCAGAGCCTTTTCGAGAAAACATTACAGATGATATGACAGATGATGCCTTTCTCTATCAAGTCAAGACTTACCTAGCTAGTTTTGGGGTGATCGGGCATGTTTCCTTTCGAGATAAAAAAGCCAGTCAAAAAGGGTTTCTTTTGAGAATAAATGGACAGAAATTGTATGTTGAGGAAGCTAATGAAGATACTGGTCTTCAAGTAGGAGATCAGATCCTAGGTCTGGATGGGAGTGACTTGGATCAGATAGCTTCTCTTCATAAAGACTATTTTATTAGCAAGAACCCCGAAAGACATTATAGAGAATGGGCAGATTTGGTCTCTCAGTCAACTAGTGTCACCCTGCTTCGAGAAGGGATAGAAAAGTCCATTGAAGTAGTACCCAGTCGAGAACCGATCCAGGATCATATTTTTTGGAAACGATTAGACGATGAGATTCTTTATCTTCGTCTGGATAACTTTATGGATGAGAAAGCTATTAGTCGGGTATATCAAGAGTGTTTACCGATGATGACGGAAATCAAGTTTCTTCTCATTGATGTCCGACAGAACGGAGGAGGGACAGATTCTTTATATATCCCTCTATTGCATCTAGGTTTAGAGAAGGATCAGGGCTATGAAGGCATTGATTGGGATGATGATGGCATGGAAATTCTCTACACGGAGCGAAATGTTGACCTGCGCTTGAAAGACTTTGAGAACTGGATGCAACAGGAAGAAATTAGTCCTGAAACAGTTAAGCTGCTTGAAGATATGAGAGAGGATTTGCTCCGCCATCGGGGAGAAGGCTATGTACCGTATAAGGAAGAAAGCGAGGAATTTTTCCCAGAGGTCAGAGGAAGTCACTATCCTGAACAGATCTTTATCTTGTCAGATATCTACTGCGCTTCTTCTGGAGATAATTTCGTCCATATGATGAAGCAGTTTAAGAAGGTAACGGTGGTGGGTCGACCAACTCTCGGAATTCTAGACTACTCTAATTGTTGTACGGTTGATTATGATAATTTTTGTTTAATGTTTCCCACTTCTCGCTGTTTAAGCGTGGATCAAGGTAAAGGAATGACGGATCAGGGTGTTCTACCAGATATAGAGATTCCTTGGACACCTACCCATTTTGAAAGAGACGTGGATCTGGACAAGTGTCTAGAGTTGATTCATCAGGGGACTGTGAAATAG
- a CDS encoding DUF4956 domain-containing protein gives MSNLFDSIFNNATATVDPLRLLLALLVSLFLGMALSWTYKYRTLYTREFVISLTLLPCMMTLVIFLVNGSLGTSIAVAGTFSLIRFRSATSGSRELIAIFLAMIIGLAAGSGYLLLAILSTLSLLGVWLVLESKQSKADHQRRRHLTITVTKQESVAEQISQLLDQSCSEIDFISVTTAQAGEQLTLNYEVNMKSNIDDFALANLLISKIENCDVALTKKAKKRKNL, from the coding sequence ATGTCTAATCTATTTGATTCTATTTTTAATAATGCCACAGCAACGGTGGATCCCTTGCGCTTACTGCTGGCCCTTTTGGTCAGCCTCTTTCTAGGGATGGCCTTATCTTGGACCTATAAATACCGAACACTTTACACTCGAGAGTTTGTCATTAGTTTGACCTTGCTTCCTTGTATGATGACCTTAGTCATCTTTTTGGTCAATGGAAGTTTGGGAACCTCGATTGCAGTGGCAGGGACCTTTAGTTTGATTCGTTTTCGTTCGGCTACGAGTGGTTCGAGAGAGCTGATTGCCATTTTCTTAGCCATGATTATAGGACTGGCAGCTGGATCGGGCTATCTTTTATTGGCCATTTTATCAACCCTTTCTTTACTAGGGGTGTGGCTGGTATTAGAGAGCAAACAGAGTAAGGCAGACCATCAACGGCGCCGTCATTTGACCATTACCGTCACAAAACAGGAGTCTGTTGCAGAACAAATCAGCCAGTTGTTAGACCAAAGTTGTTCAGAAATTGACTTTATTTCTGTCACAACGGCCCAAGCTGGAGAACAACTGACCTTGAACTATGAGGTAAATATGAAATCGAACATCGATGATTTTGCCCTTGCCAATCTATTGATTAGCAAGATTGAAAATTGTGATGTCGCTCTGACAAAGAAAGCGAAGAAAAGAAAGAATCTATAA
- the dltC gene encoding D-alanine--poly(phosphoribitol) ligase subunit DltC, which produces MDVKSQVIEIIDELFMEDVSDMMDEDLFDAGVLDSMGTVELIVELENRFGIRVPVSEFGRDDWNTANKIVEGVTELQNA; this is translated from the coding sequence ATGGATGTAAAATCACAAGTAATTGAAATTATTGACGAATTGTTTATGGAAGATGTCTCAGACATGATGGATGAGGATCTCTTTGATGCGGGTGTCCTTGATAGTATGGGAACAGTCGAATTGATTGTGGAACTGGAAAATCGCTTTGGAATCCGTGTTCCTGTATCTGAATTTGGACGCGATGATTGGAATACTGCTAACAAGATCGTAGAAGGTGTAACGGAGCTTCAGAATGCTTAA
- the dltD gene encoding D-alanyl-lipoteichoic acid biosynthesis protein DltD, translating into MLKRLWLILGPVFCALLMVAALLFFYPINHKHNYTEEKKAAVSLNAEGFKSRTKKQEALSDPQHRFVPYFGSSEWLRFDVVHPAVLAEKYDRNYRPYFLGERGAASLNQYFGMQQILPELKDNTAVYVVSPQWFTKKGYDSSAFQQFFNSDQLNSFIANHQQDAASQYAAKRLLQQYPNVAFQSVVTNISQGKKISRFDQSLNQLVSHLVQREDALFSNLATRTNGNYDKKVKKRLQDLPDQFSYEKLEEIATAEAKVKTNNNDLGISNHFYNTRLKMKLKKLKGFQKNESYVQSPEYNDLQLVLDQFAKSRTNVIFVIPPVNAKWMKYTGLSQDMYEQAVQKIRYQLESQGFTNIADFSKDGDQSYFMEDTIHMGWNGWLAFDKAVNPFVTKAEKAPTYHLNDRFFSKDWAQYKGTPDEFK; encoded by the coding sequence ATGCTTAAGCGTTTGTGGCTGATTTTAGGGCCCGTATTTTGCGCGCTCCTCATGGTAGCAGCTTTATTATTCTTTTATCCAATCAATCATAAGCACAACTATACTGAAGAGAAAAAAGCTGCGGTTAGTCTGAATGCAGAAGGCTTCAAGAGTCGTACAAAGAAGCAAGAAGCACTTTCGGATCCACAGCATCGCTTTGTTCCTTATTTCGGCTCAAGTGAATGGTTGCGTTTTGATGTGGTGCATCCAGCAGTTTTGGCTGAAAAATATGACCGCAATTACAGACCCTACTTTTTAGGAGAACGTGGTGCGGCTTCTTTGAACCAGTATTTTGGGATGCAACAGATTTTGCCAGAACTCAAGGACAATACAGCTGTTTATGTAGTTTCTCCGCAATGGTTCACTAAGAAGGGCTATGATTCCTCTGCCTTTCAACAATTCTTTAATAGCGATCAGTTGAATAGCTTTATTGCAAATCACCAACAGGATGCTGCATCCCAGTATGCTGCAAAGCGTCTGTTACAACAGTATCCAAATGTCGCCTTTCAAAGTGTTGTAACGAATATTTCTCAAGGAAAGAAAATTTCCAGATTTGATCAGTCTTTGAACCAGCTTGTTTCCCACCTTGTCCAACGCGAAGATGCTTTGTTTAGTAATCTTGCAACGCGTACAAACGGGAATTACGATAAGAAGGTCAAAAAACGTCTACAAGATTTACCAGATCAATTCTCATATGAGAAATTGGAAGAAATTGCAACGGCTGAAGCAAAAGTCAAAACCAATAACAACGACCTTGGGATCAGCAATCATTTTTACAATACCCGTTTAAAAATGAAGTTGAAGAAACTAAAAGGTTTCCAAAAAAACGAATCCTATGTTCAATCTCCAGAGTACAATGACTTGCAATTGGTTCTAGACCAGTTTGCTAAATCTCGGACCAATGTTATCTTTGTCATTCCTCCAGTTAATGCCAAATGGATGAAATACACAGGCTTGAGCCAAGACATGTATGAACAGGCTGTTCAAAAGATTCGTTACCAATTGGAAAGTCAAGGTTTTACTAATATTGCAGACTTTTCTAAAGATGGTGATCAGTCCTATTTTATGGAAGACACGATTCATATGGGATGGAATGGTTGGCTAGCCTTTGATAAAGCGGTCAATCCCTTTGTCACAAAGGCTGAAAAAGCACCAACTTACCATCTAAATGATCGCTTCTTCAGTAAAGACTGGGCCCAATATAAAGGGACACCGGACGAATTTAAATAA
- a CDS encoding teichoic acid D-Ala incorporation-associated protein DltX, with protein MKHKTLYKFIGQTVLYFAIFLALLYFFSYLGQGQGGFIYNEF; from the coding sequence ATGAAACATAAAACACTTTATAAATTTATCGGGCAGACGGTCTTGTATTTCGCCATTTTCCTAGCCCTACTTTATTTCTTTAGTTACCTTGGTCAAGGTCAGGGTGGCTTTATCTACAACGAATTTTAG
- the dltA gene encoding D-alanine--poly(phosphoribitol) ligase subunit DltA — MSNQPITDMIETIERYAQLQPDYPVYNVLGEEHTYGQLKADSDSLAAHLDQMGLPEKSPVVVFGGQEYEMLATFVALTKSGHAYIPIDSHSALERVSAIVEVAEPSLIIAINEFPLENPAAPIMSLEQVREAYAAQHAYDLQHPVKGDDNYYIIFTSGTTGKPKGVQISHDNLLSFTNWMITDKEFATPERPQMLAQPPYSFDLSVMYWAPTLALGGTLFALPSAITQDFKQLFATIFSLPIAIWTSTPSFADMAMLSEDFNAEKMPGITHFYFDGEELTVKTAQKLRERFPNARIINAYGPTEATVALSAVAVTDEMLATLKRLPIGYTKEDSPTFIIDEAGNKLPNGEQGEIIVSGPAVSKGYMNNPEKTAEAFFEFEGLPAYHTGDVGTMTDEGLLLYGGRMDFQIKFNGYRIELEDVSQNLNKSKYIDSAVAVPRYNKDHKVQNLLAYVILKEGVKEQFEREIDITKAIKEDLENIMMSYMMPSKFLYRDNLPLTPNGKIDIKGLISEVNNR; from the coding sequence GTGTCAAACCAACCAATTACTGATATGATCGAGACAATTGAACGTTATGCGCAACTACAACCAGACTATCCGGTTTACAATGTCCTTGGTGAGGAGCATACCTATGGCCAATTGAAGGCTGATTCAGATAGCTTGGCTGCCCACCTTGACCAAATGGGACTTCCTGAAAAGTCACCTGTAGTGGTCTTTGGTGGACAAGAATATGAAATGTTAGCAACCTTTGTGGCCTTGACAAAATCTGGCCATGCCTATATCCCAATTGATAGCCACTCTGCCTTGGAGCGCGTGTCTGCCATTGTTGAAGTAGCAGAGCCAAGCTTGATTATTGCCATCAATGAATTTCCATTGGAAAACCCAGCTGCTCCAATCATGTCTTTGGAGCAAGTGCGTGAAGCTTATGCGGCTCAGCATGCCTATGACTTGCAACATCCAGTCAAAGGGGATGATAACTACTACATCATCTTTACCTCAGGGACAACCGGAAAGCCAAAAGGGGTGCAAATTTCGCACGATAACTTGCTCAGCTTTACCAACTGGATGATTACGGACAAGGAATTTGCAACGCCAGAGCGTCCGCAAATGTTGGCGCAACCGCCCTATTCCTTTGACTTGTCTGTCATGTACTGGGCACCGACCTTAGCTCTTGGAGGAACGCTTTTCGCCCTTCCATCAGCTATCACTCAAGACTTCAAACAACTCTTTGCGACGATCTTTTCTCTTCCGATTGCTATCTGGACTTCAACACCATCTTTCGCAGATATGGCCATGTTGTCTGAGGATTTCAATGCTGAAAAGATGCCAGGAATCACCCATTTCTACTTTGATGGGGAAGAGTTGACCGTTAAAACGGCTCAGAAATTGCGTGAGCGTTTCCCAAATGCACGCATCATCAATGCCTACGGCCCAACGGAAGCAACTGTAGCTCTTTCGGCTGTAGCCGTAACAGATGAGATGTTAGCTACTTTGAAACGTCTACCAATTGGTTATACCAAAGAAGATTCTCCAACCTTCATCATTGATGAGGCAGGTAACAAATTGCCAAATGGTGAGCAAGGGGAGATTATCGTATCTGGCCCAGCCGTTTCAAAAGGTTATATGAATAATCCAGAGAAAACAGCAGAAGCCTTCTTCGAATTTGAAGGTCTTCCAGCCTACCATACGGGAGATGTCGGAACCATGACGGATGAAGGTCTCCTTCTCTACGGTGGACGGATGGACTTCCAAATTAAGTTTAACGGTTATCGTATCGAGCTAGAGGATGTCTCTCAAAACTTGAATAAATCGAAGTATATTGACTCAGCAGTCGCAGTACCGCGTTATAATAAAGATCACAAGGTCCAAAATCTCTTGGCCTATGTCATCTTAAAAGAGGGCGTCAAAGAACAATTTGAGCGCGAAATTGATATCACGAAAGCTATTAAGGAAGATTTAGAAAACATCATGATGTCTTATATGATGCCTTCAAAATTCCTCTATCGTGACAACCTGCCATTAACACCAAACGGGAAAATCGACATCAAAGGGTTGATTAGCGAGGTTAACAACCGATGA